Proteins from a single region of Coregonus clupeaformis isolate EN_2021a chromosome 19, ASM2061545v1, whole genome shotgun sequence:
- the LOC121532043 gene encoding bromodomain-containing protein 1-like isoform X4 codes for MMKKKVRHYNRMSTPQRPPSPIKPSPNKETLTYAQAQRMVDLEIDGRVHRISIYDKLDVIADDDPTAQEIMECNSNKENNEKPQQVLVRSVRLKNNQQKKSAALTTTRRAAPQGSALLEPKFRTVEYNLPAVPRRPSIYYKYSEKTAEELDEEVEYDMDEEDYAWLDLLNEKRKSEGISQVSQNLFEFLMDRFEKESFFASQGQSDPQTLIDEDAVCCICMDGDGQDSNVILFCDSCNIAVHQECYGVPYIPEGQWLCRHCLQCPSRPAECVFCPNKGGALKKTDDDRWGHVVCALWVPEVGFSDTVFIEPIDGVSNIPPARWKLTCYLCKEKGTGACIQCHKVNCYTAFHVSCAQKAGLYMKMEPVKEVTETGSPTFSVKKTAFCCAHSPKGCTRRPLAIYEEGHAKNGVCHKRGDKRGRTRLKGWQKKKSKRVVVVPEPEEEAPTAPGPSITPSSFDTILNQVSVQKKKVFVERVLSYWMLKRQSRNGVPLIRRLQANPQPPKPELPVSLVDRRVEDNRAMMEQLKEWHRLRHDLERARLLLELIRKREKLKREQMKLQQSVLEVQLTPFNILLRAVLDQLQEKDQAKIFAQPVSVKEVPDYLDHIKNPMDFSTMRKRIEAHGYKSLEEFEADFNQIILNCMKYNAKDTFFHKAGLRLQDQGEAILRKTRRYAERIGFDFANGMHLPEPPKVEAPPPFSWDDVDRILNPANRQHMSLEEQLKELLEKLDLSSAMKSSPSRSKRLKLLKKTITDVRSEIYLKTRRPAATSFEQTPAETEEKPLPPTGHSIQEEGCKSLPPPKLEPLNSSPPLVNSDSHSEPPMLNPIKSNADKSQKTSKCNSVKTATSVPREPINGHICNPLFPVSDLSVVATSMLAEPSGTGNRRTNVLLCKSKSASLQKPPRTAEHLPGSTPLGAKTFLSVVIPRLETLLLPRKRTHSSSGDCDEDEEESPIKRLDTGLANGFVVEPESEASPSRPLEPRRRCASESSISSRGSVLCSTSTVRVAKNGKGRPSMARRSTVDDKNALITCIENGDFTKAAKIAADHRPQDAEGGVSPQRGLSPPAPSGRPQGRRADAVQVRRETLPRPLLRQQAQLAMAS; via the exons ATGATGAAGAAAAAAGTGCGGCATTATAATCGCATGTCCACGCCCCAGAGGCCCCCCTCTCCCATCAAACCTTCACCGAACAAGGAGACCCTGACATACGCCCAGGCCCAGCGCATGGTGGACCTAGAGATAGATGGCCGTGTGCACAGGATCAGCATCTATGACAAGCTGGACGTCATCGCCGACGATGACCCCACGGCCCAAGAGATCATGGAGTGCAACAGCAACAAGGAGAACAACGAGAAGCCCCAGCAAGTGCTGGTGCGCTCGGTGAGGCTAAAAAACAACCAGCAGAAGAAGAGTGCCGCCCTCACCACCACGCGCAGAGCTGCCCCGCAAGGGAGTGCCCTCCTTGAACCCAAGTTCCGCACAGTGGAGTACAACCTTCCCGCGGTGCCTCGAAGGCCCTCCATCTATTATAAGTATTCTGAGAAGACTGCCGAAGAGCTGGATGAGGAGGTGGAATACGACATGGATGAGGAGGACTACGCCTGGCTGGATCTGCTCAATGAGAAGAGGAAAAGTGAGGGCATCAGCCAGGTGTCCCAGAACCTCTTTGAGTTCCTTATGGACCGCTTCGAGAAGGAGTCCTTCTTTGCCAGCCAGGGCCAGAGCGACCCGCAGACCCTCATCGATGAGGACGCTGTCTGCTGCATCTGCATGGATGGAGACGGCCAGGACAGCAACGTCATCCTCTTCTGTGACTCTTGCAACATCGCTGTGCACCAGGAGTGCTACGGTGTTCCCTACATCCCTGAGGGCCAGTGGCTGTGTCGCCACTGCCTCCAGTGTCCCTCACGGCCCGCTGAGTGTGTCTTCTGCCCCAACAAAGGCGGTGCCCTGAAGAAGACTGATGATGACCGCTGGGGCCACGTGGTGTGTGCCCTGTGGGTGCCAGAAGTGGGCTTCTCTGACACAGTCTTTATCGAGCCCATTGACGGTGTCAGCAATATTCCGCCCGCCCGCTGGAAACTCACCTGCTACCTCTGCAAGGAGAAGGGCACCGGGGCCTGCATCCAGTGTCACAAGGTTAACTGTTACACAGCCTTCCACGTCAGCTGTGCCCAAAAGGCTGGCCTCTACATGAAAATGGAGCCTGTCAAGGAAGTCACAGAGACCGGGTCACCCACTTTCTCTGTGAAGAAAACAGCCTTCTGCTGTGCTCATTCTCCTAAAGGGTGCACCCGGAGACCCCTTGCTATCTACGAGGAAGGACATGCTAAAAACGGTGTCTGTCACAAGAGGGGTGACAAAAGAGGGAGGACGAGGTTAAAAGGGTGGCAGAAGAAGAAGAGCAAAAGAGTAGTGGTGGTGCCTGAGCCCGAGGAAGAGGCTCCCACTGCGCCTGGGCCTAGTATAACCCCCAGCAG TTTCGACACAATCCTCAATCAAGTGTCTGTCCAGAAAAAGAAGGTGTTTGTGGAGCGGGTCCTGAGCTACTGGATGCTGAAGAGACAGTCGAGGAACGGCGTGCCACTGATCAGGCGGCTACAGGCCAACCCTCAACCCCCCAAACCAGAGCTGCCGGTCAGTCTAGTG GACCGCAGGGTGGAGGATAATCGAGCGATGATGGAGCAGCTAAAGGAATGGCACCGCCTACGCCACGACCTAGAGCGAGCTCGCCTACTGCTCGAACtgatcaggaagagggagaagctAAAGAGAGAGCAG ATGAAGCTCCAACAGTCTGTTCTAGAGGTACAGCTCACACCCTTCAACATTCTACTACGAGCCGTCCTGGACCAGCTTCAGGAGAAGGACCAGGCCAAAATCTTTGCCCAGCCTGTCAGCGTTAAAGAG GTGCCTGATTACTTGGACCACATCAAGAACCCAATGGACTTCTCCACCATGAGGAAGCGCATCGAGGCCCACGGCTACAAGAGCCTGGAGGAGTTTGAGGCCGACTTCAACCAGATCATATTGAACTGCATGAAGTACAACGCCAAGGACACGTTCTTCCACAAGGCTGGACTGCGTCTACAAGACCAAGGCGAGGCCATCCTCAGGAAGACTCGTCGGTATGCAGAGCGAATCGGCTTTGACTTTGCCAACGGGATGCACCTCCCTGAGCCGCCCAAGGTGGAGgctcctccccctttctcctgGGACGATG TGGACCGGATACTAAACCCAGCTAACCGGCAGCACATGTCTTTGGAGGAGCAACTTAAAGAGCTGCTGGAGAAGCTGGACCTGAGCAGTGCCATGAAGTCCAGTCCATCTCGCAGCAAGCGGCTGAAGCTGCTCAAAAAGACCATCACAGATGTTCGCAGCGAGATATACCTAAAGACGCGGCGCCCCGCTGCCACTTCCTTTGAACAGACACCAGCAGAGACTGAGGAGAAACCCCTGCCCCCCACTGGACACAGCATACAGGAAGAGG GATGCAAGTCTTTGCCCCCACCGAAACTAGAGCCATTGAACTCGTCGCCGCCACTTGTCAACTCAGACAGTCATTCAGAACCTCCCATGCTCAACCCCATCAAATCCAATGCGGACAAGAGCCAGAAGACCTCCAAGTGCAACAGTGTCAAGACCGCTACCTCTGTACCCCGGGAACCCATCAACGGGCACATCTGTAACCCGCTGTTCCCCGTCAGTGACCTCAGTGTCGTGGCCACCTCCATGCTCGCAGAGCCCTCTGGCACGGGCAACAGGCGGACCAATGTGCTCTTATGCAAGTCCAAGAGTGCCAGCCTGCAGAAGCCCCCAAGGACAGCCGAGCACTTGCCCGGCTCCACGCCGCTGGGAGCCAAAACCTTCCTCTCTGTGGTCATTCCTCGCCTTgagaccctccttctacccaggAAGAGGACCCACAGCTCCAGTGGAGACTGTGACGAAGATGAAGAGGAATCGCCCATCAAGCGCCTTGACACAG GACTAGCTAATGGCTTTGTCGTTGAGCCGGAGAGTGAGGCCAGCCCTAGTAGGCCGCTGGAGCCTCGCAGGCGCTGTGCCTCTGAGTCCAGCATCTCCTCTAGAGGCAGCGTGCTGTGTAGCACAAG CACGGTCAGAGTGGCAAAAAATGGGAAAGGGAGGCCATCCATGGCGCGTAGGAGCACAGTGGATGACAAAAACGCGCTCATCACCTGTATCGAAAATGGGGACTTTACCAAAGCCGCTAAGATTGCAGCAG ATCATAGACCCCAAGATGCAGAGGGCGGGGTGTCACCACAACGgggtctctctccccctgccccctCCGGACGTCCTCAGGGTCGGCGAGCAGATGCAGTACAGGTCCGAAGAGAAACTCTTCCTCGTCCACTTCTTCGACAACAAGCGCAGCTG GCAATGGCTTCCTAG
- the LOC121532043 gene encoding bromodomain-containing protein 1-like isoform X3 — MMKKKVRHYNRMSTPQRPPSPIKPSPNKETLTYAQAQRMVDLEIDGRVHRISIYDKLDVIADDDPTAQEIMECNSNKENNEKPQQVLVRSVRLKNNQQKKSAALTTTRRAAPQGSALLEPKFRTVEYNLPAVPRRPSIYYKYSEKTAEELDEEVEYDMDEEDYAWLDLLNEKRKSEGISQVSQNLFEFLMDRFEKESFFASQGQSDPQTLIDEDAVCCICMDGDGQDSNVILFCDSCNIAVHQECYGVPYIPEGQWLCRHCLQCPSRPAECVFCPNKGGALKKTDDDRWGHVVCALWVPEVGFSDTVFIEPIDGVSNIPPARWKLTCYLCKEKGTGACIQCHKVNCYTAFHVSCAQKAGLYMKMEPVKEVTETGSPTFSVKKTAFCCAHSPKGCTRRPLAIYEEGHAKNGVCHKRGDKRGRTRLKGWQKKKSKRVVVVPEPEEEAPTAPGPSITPSSFDTILNQVSVQKKKVFVERVLSYWMLKRQSRNGVPLIRRLQANPQPPKPELPVSLVDRRVEDNRAMMEQLKEWHRLRHDLERARLLLELIRKREKLKREQMKLQQSVLEVQLTPFNILLRAVLDQLQEKDQAKIFAQPVSVKEVPDYLDHIKNPMDFSTMRKRIEAHGYKSLEEFEADFNQIILNCMKYNAKDTFFHKAGLRLQDQGEAILRKTRRYAERIGFDFANGMHLPEPPKVEAPPPFSWDDVDRILNPANRQHMSLEEQLKELLEKLDLSSAMKSSPSRSKRLKLLKKTITDVRSEIYLKTRRPAATSFEQTPAETEEKPLPPTGHSIQEEGCKSLPPPKLEPLNSSPPLVNSDSHSEPPMLNPIKSNADKSQKTSKCNSVKTATSVPREPINGHICNPLFPVSDLSVVATSMLAEPSGTGNRRTNVLLCKSKSASLQKPPRTAEHLPGSTPLGAKTFLSVVIPRLETLLLPRKRTHSSSGDCDEDEEESPIKRLDTGLANGFVVEPESEASPSRPLEPRRRCASESSISSRGSVLCSTSTVRVAKNGKGRPSMARRSTVDDKNALITCIENGDFTKAAKIAAEVGNGNIWMPASAATYVLEPLKLVWAKCSGYPSYPALVSLSERMSQTGQCPSIHVSFPSIPLIVSGVSLCLCTPCS; from the exons ATGATGAAGAAAAAAGTGCGGCATTATAATCGCATGTCCACGCCCCAGAGGCCCCCCTCTCCCATCAAACCTTCACCGAACAAGGAGACCCTGACATACGCCCAGGCCCAGCGCATGGTGGACCTAGAGATAGATGGCCGTGTGCACAGGATCAGCATCTATGACAAGCTGGACGTCATCGCCGACGATGACCCCACGGCCCAAGAGATCATGGAGTGCAACAGCAACAAGGAGAACAACGAGAAGCCCCAGCAAGTGCTGGTGCGCTCGGTGAGGCTAAAAAACAACCAGCAGAAGAAGAGTGCCGCCCTCACCACCACGCGCAGAGCTGCCCCGCAAGGGAGTGCCCTCCTTGAACCCAAGTTCCGCACAGTGGAGTACAACCTTCCCGCGGTGCCTCGAAGGCCCTCCATCTATTATAAGTATTCTGAGAAGACTGCCGAAGAGCTGGATGAGGAGGTGGAATACGACATGGATGAGGAGGACTACGCCTGGCTGGATCTGCTCAATGAGAAGAGGAAAAGTGAGGGCATCAGCCAGGTGTCCCAGAACCTCTTTGAGTTCCTTATGGACCGCTTCGAGAAGGAGTCCTTCTTTGCCAGCCAGGGCCAGAGCGACCCGCAGACCCTCATCGATGAGGACGCTGTCTGCTGCATCTGCATGGATGGAGACGGCCAGGACAGCAACGTCATCCTCTTCTGTGACTCTTGCAACATCGCTGTGCACCAGGAGTGCTACGGTGTTCCCTACATCCCTGAGGGCCAGTGGCTGTGTCGCCACTGCCTCCAGTGTCCCTCACGGCCCGCTGAGTGTGTCTTCTGCCCCAACAAAGGCGGTGCCCTGAAGAAGACTGATGATGACCGCTGGGGCCACGTGGTGTGTGCCCTGTGGGTGCCAGAAGTGGGCTTCTCTGACACAGTCTTTATCGAGCCCATTGACGGTGTCAGCAATATTCCGCCCGCCCGCTGGAAACTCACCTGCTACCTCTGCAAGGAGAAGGGCACCGGGGCCTGCATCCAGTGTCACAAGGTTAACTGTTACACAGCCTTCCACGTCAGCTGTGCCCAAAAGGCTGGCCTCTACATGAAAATGGAGCCTGTCAAGGAAGTCACAGAGACCGGGTCACCCACTTTCTCTGTGAAGAAAACAGCCTTCTGCTGTGCTCATTCTCCTAAAGGGTGCACCCGGAGACCCCTTGCTATCTACGAGGAAGGACATGCTAAAAACGGTGTCTGTCACAAGAGGGGTGACAAAAGAGGGAGGACGAGGTTAAAAGGGTGGCAGAAGAAGAAGAGCAAAAGAGTAGTGGTGGTGCCTGAGCCCGAGGAAGAGGCTCCCACTGCGCCTGGGCCTAGTATAACCCCCAGCAG TTTCGACACAATCCTCAATCAAGTGTCTGTCCAGAAAAAGAAGGTGTTTGTGGAGCGGGTCCTGAGCTACTGGATGCTGAAGAGACAGTCGAGGAACGGCGTGCCACTGATCAGGCGGCTACAGGCCAACCCTCAACCCCCCAAACCAGAGCTGCCGGTCAGTCTAGTG GACCGCAGGGTGGAGGATAATCGAGCGATGATGGAGCAGCTAAAGGAATGGCACCGCCTACGCCACGACCTAGAGCGAGCTCGCCTACTGCTCGAACtgatcaggaagagggagaagctAAAGAGAGAGCAG ATGAAGCTCCAACAGTCTGTTCTAGAGGTACAGCTCACACCCTTCAACATTCTACTACGAGCCGTCCTGGACCAGCTTCAGGAGAAGGACCAGGCCAAAATCTTTGCCCAGCCTGTCAGCGTTAAAGAG GTGCCTGATTACTTGGACCACATCAAGAACCCAATGGACTTCTCCACCATGAGGAAGCGCATCGAGGCCCACGGCTACAAGAGCCTGGAGGAGTTTGAGGCCGACTTCAACCAGATCATATTGAACTGCATGAAGTACAACGCCAAGGACACGTTCTTCCACAAGGCTGGACTGCGTCTACAAGACCAAGGCGAGGCCATCCTCAGGAAGACTCGTCGGTATGCAGAGCGAATCGGCTTTGACTTTGCCAACGGGATGCACCTCCCTGAGCCGCCCAAGGTGGAGgctcctccccctttctcctgGGACGATG TGGACCGGATACTAAACCCAGCTAACCGGCAGCACATGTCTTTGGAGGAGCAACTTAAAGAGCTGCTGGAGAAGCTGGACCTGAGCAGTGCCATGAAGTCCAGTCCATCTCGCAGCAAGCGGCTGAAGCTGCTCAAAAAGACCATCACAGATGTTCGCAGCGAGATATACCTAAAGACGCGGCGCCCCGCTGCCACTTCCTTTGAACAGACACCAGCAGAGACTGAGGAGAAACCCCTGCCCCCCACTGGACACAGCATACAGGAAGAGG GATGCAAGTCTTTGCCCCCACCGAAACTAGAGCCATTGAACTCGTCGCCGCCACTTGTCAACTCAGACAGTCATTCAGAACCTCCCATGCTCAACCCCATCAAATCCAATGCGGACAAGAGCCAGAAGACCTCCAAGTGCAACAGTGTCAAGACCGCTACCTCTGTACCCCGGGAACCCATCAACGGGCACATCTGTAACCCGCTGTTCCCCGTCAGTGACCTCAGTGTCGTGGCCACCTCCATGCTCGCAGAGCCCTCTGGCACGGGCAACAGGCGGACCAATGTGCTCTTATGCAAGTCCAAGAGTGCCAGCCTGCAGAAGCCCCCAAGGACAGCCGAGCACTTGCCCGGCTCCACGCCGCTGGGAGCCAAAACCTTCCTCTCTGTGGTCATTCCTCGCCTTgagaccctccttctacccaggAAGAGGACCCACAGCTCCAGTGGAGACTGTGACGAAGATGAAGAGGAATCGCCCATCAAGCGCCTTGACACAG GACTAGCTAATGGCTTTGTCGTTGAGCCGGAGAGTGAGGCCAGCCCTAGTAGGCCGCTGGAGCCTCGCAGGCGCTGTGCCTCTGAGTCCAGCATCTCCTCTAGAGGCAGCGTGCTGTGTAGCACAAG CACGGTCAGAGTGGCAAAAAATGGGAAAGGGAGGCCATCCATGGCGCGTAGGAGCACAGTGGATGACAAAAACGCGCTCATCACCTGTATCGAAAATGGGGACTTTACCAAAGCCGCTAAGATTGCAGCAG AAGTTGGCAACGGAAATATTTGGATGCCTGCTAGTGCTGCGACATATGTACTGGAACCCCTTAAACTAGTTTGGGCAAAATGTAGTGGATATCCCTCCTACCCCGCCTTGGTGAGTTTGAGTGAGCGCATGTCCCAGACTGGCCAATGCCCATCTATACATGTCTCATTTCCATCCATTCCTCTCATCGTAAGTGGTGTCAGCTTGTGTTTGTGCACGCCCTGCAGCTAG